A window of the Microvirga terrae genome harbors these coding sequences:
- a CDS encoding aminoacyl-tRNA deacylase, with amino-acid sequence MTIAPTLQRYMSDQGISYDLIAHEPAMTSLGTAHAGHVPGDRLAKGIMLSNGQSYMLAVLPASHHLRLSDLKTELGQELRLASEDEIVEVFRDCDRGAIPPVGTCYGLDVIVEDSVERQPDIYFEGGDHATLVHVKGDDFARLNPRAQHGTFSDRM; translated from the coding sequence ATGACGATCGCACCCACCCTTCAACGCTACATGTCCGATCAAGGCATCAGCTACGATCTGATCGCGCACGAACCGGCGATGACGTCGCTCGGCACGGCCCATGCGGGGCATGTGCCGGGGGACCGGCTCGCCAAGGGCATCATGCTCAGCAATGGTCAGAGCTACATGCTGGCCGTTCTGCCGGCCTCGCACCACCTGCGCCTGTCCGATCTCAAGACGGAGCTTGGCCAGGAGTTGCGCCTGGCCTCGGAGGACGAGATCGTCGAGGTGTTCCGCGACTGCGATCGCGGAGCCATTCCGCCCGTCGGCACGTGCTACGGCCTCGACGTCATCGTCGAGGACAGCGTGGAACGCCAGCCCGACATCTATTTCGAAGGCGGTGATCACGCCACCCTGGTCCACGTGAAGGGCGACGACTTCGCGCGCCTCAACCCGCGGGCCCAGCACGGCACGTTCAGCGACCGGATGTAG
- a CDS encoding YqaA family protein — MSHLAEYGGLFAAAFLSATIFPFQSEAVLFAMLVAEHYPWWLLIAVASVGNILGSVVNWFLGRFFARFEDRAWFPVKRRQMAKAEGWYHRYGRWTLLLSWLPVVGDPLTIVAGVMREPLRVFIPLVALAKTGRYLAVGALSLGWI, encoded by the coding sequence ATGTCCCATCTTGCCGAATACGGCGGCCTGTTCGCTGCGGCCTTTCTCTCGGCCACCATCTTCCCGTTCCAGTCGGAGGCCGTGCTCTTCGCCATGCTGGTGGCCGAGCACTATCCCTGGTGGCTCCTGATTGCCGTGGCGAGCGTGGGCAACATCCTGGGGTCCGTCGTGAACTGGTTCCTGGGACGGTTCTTCGCCCGCTTCGAGGATCGGGCCTGGTTTCCGGTGAAGCGCCGGCAGATGGCGAAGGCCGAGGGGTGGTATCACCGCTACGGGCGCTGGACGCTGCTCCTGAGCTGGCTGCCTGTCGTCGGCGACCCGCTCACCATTGTGGCGGGCGTGATGCGCGAGCCCCTGCGGGTCTTCATCCCGCTCGTGGCCCTCGCCAAGACGGGGCGCTATCTCGCCGTCGGCGCCCTGAGCCTGGGCTGGATTTAA